The following are from one region of the Bos mutus isolate GX-2022 chromosome 18, NWIPB_WYAK_1.1, whole genome shotgun sequence genome:
- the CES5A gene encoding carboxylesterase 5A isoform X2, with the protein MSGEWVHPGQTLIWAVWVLAAATKGPATADAPARHTNLGWVQGTQASVLGNDMLVNVFLGVPYAAPPVGPLRFAKPEPLLPWDGFLNATSYPKLCFQNSEWLFTDQHILKVHYPKFRVSEDCLYLNIYAPAHAETGSKLPVMVWLPGGAFETGSASIFDGSALASYEDVLVVTIQYRLGIFGFFNTGDEHARGNWAFMDQVAALIWVQENIEFFGGDPRCVTIFGESAGAISVSSLILSPMTKGLFHRAIMESGVAIIPYLKAPDYERNDDLQTIASICDCSASDSVALLQCLRAKSSKELLSINQKTKSFTRVVDGLFFPNEPLDLLAQKLFHLVPSIIGVNNHECGFLLPMKEFPEILWGSNKSLALQLIHSVLHIPVQYLYLVANEYFHNKHSLVDIRNRFLDLLGDVFFVIPGLVTAQYHTEEATEEEKGLSRKMMRYWANFARTGNPNGKGLPLWPAYRQSEEYLQLDLNISVGQRLKELELKFWTETLPLMMTSSGALLASLSSSTFLFLLLPFIFSFAP; encoded by the exons ATGAGTGGGGAGTGGGTGCACCCAGGCCAGACCCTGATCTGGGCTGTTTGGGTCCTTGCAGCTGCCACCAAGG GGCCAGCCACCGCTGATGCACCAGCCAGGCACACCAACCTGGGATGGGTCCAGGGGACGCAAGCTTCTGTTCTGGGAAACGACATGCTCGTGAATGTGTTCCTTGGGGTCCCTTATGCCGCACCCCCTGTAGGGCCCCTGCGATTTGCAAAACCGGAGCCTTTACTGCCCTGGGATGGTTTCCTAAATGCCACGTCCTACCCTAAATT gTGCTTCCAGAACTCAGAGTGGCTGTTCACAGATCAACACATTCTCAAGGTGCATTACCCCAAATTCAGAGTATCGGAAGACTGCCTGTATCTTAATATCTATGCACCGGCCCATGCAGAAACCGGCTCCAAGCTCCCG GTCATGGTGTGGCTCCCTGGCGGCGCCTTCGAGACTGGCTCAGCGTCCATCTTTGATGGGTCCGCCCTGGCTTCCTATGAGGACGTGCTGGTTGTGACCATTCAGTACCGACTAGGAATATTCGGCTTCTTCAA CACAGGGGACGAGCATGCGCGGGGAAACTGGGCCTTCATGGATCAGGTGGCTGCTCTGATCTGGGTCCAGGAAAACATTGAGTTCTTCGGTGGGGACCCACGCTGCGTGACCATCTTCGGCGAGTCAGCAGGAGCGATAAGTGTTTCCAGCCTT ATTCTGTCCCCCATGACCAAAGGCTTATTCCACAGAGCCATCATGGAGAGTGGGGTGGCCATCATCCCTTACCTGAAGGCCCCTGATTACGAGAGGAATGATGAT TTGCAGACAATTGCAAGTATTTGTGACTGCAGCGCGTCGGACTCCGTTGCCCTGCTGCAGTGCCTGCGGGCAAAGTCCTCCAAGGAGTTGCTGAGCATCAACCAG AAAACCAAGTCTTTCACTCGAGTGGTTGATGGCCTTTTCTTTCCTAATGAGCCGCTAGACCTGTTGGCtcaaaaattatttcatctgGTTCCTTCCATCATCGGAGTCAATAACCACGAGTGTGGCTTCCTGCTACCCATG AAGGAGTTTCCTGAGATCCTCTGGGGCTCCAACAAGTCCCTCGCCCTGCAACTGATACACTCAGTCCTG CACATCCCTGTCCAGTATTTATACCTTGTGGCTAATGAATATTTCCACAATAAGCACTCTCTGGTCGATATACGAAATCGCTTCCTGGATTTGCTTGGAGATGTGTTCTTTGTGATCCCTGGGCTGGTCACAGCTCAATATCACACAG AAGAAgccacagaggaagagaaagggctgAGCAGGAAGATGATGAGATACTGGGCTAACTTTGCTCGGACTGG GAATCCTAATGGGAAAGGTCTGCCTCTGTGGCCGGCCTACAGGCAGTCTGAGGAATACTTGCAGCTGGACTTGAACATAAGTGTGGGACAGAGACTGAAAGAGCTGGAGCTGAAATTTTGGACAGAAACCCTCCCCTTAATGATGACCTCGTCCGGAGCTCTCCtggcttctctttcttcctcaacCTTCCTTTTTCTACTCctgcctttcattttctcttttgctccCTGA
- the CES5A gene encoding carboxylesterase 5A isoform X1, whose translation MSGEWVHPGQTLIWAVWVLAAATKGPATADAPARHTNLGWVQGTQASVLGNDMLVNVFLGVPYAAPPVGPLRFAKPEPLLPWDGFLNATSYPKLCFQNSEWLFTDQHILKVHYPKFRVSEDCLYLNIYAPAHAETGSKLPVMVWLPGGAFETGSASIFDGSALASYEDVLVVTIQYRLGIFGFFNTGDEHARGNWAFMDQVAALIWVQENIEFFGGDPRCVTIFGESAGAISVSSLILSPMTKGLFHRAIMESGVAIIPYLKAPDYERNDDLQTIASICDCSASDSVALLQCLRAKSSKELLSINQKTKSFTRVVDGLFFPNEPLDLLAQKLFHLVPSIIGVNNHECGFLLPMKEFPEILWGSNKSLALQLIHSVLHIPVQYLYLVANEYFHNKHSLVDIRNRFLDLLGDVFFVIPGLVTAQYHTDAGAPVYFYEFQHRPQCLKDRKPSFVKADHTDEIRFVFGGAFLKGNIVMFEEATEEEKGLSRKMMRYWANFARTGNPNGKGLPLWPAYRQSEEYLQLDLNISVGQRLKELELKFWTETLPLMMTSSGALLASLSSSTFLFLLLPFIFSFAP comes from the exons ATGAGTGGGGAGTGGGTGCACCCAGGCCAGACCCTGATCTGGGCTGTTTGGGTCCTTGCAGCTGCCACCAAGG GGCCAGCCACCGCTGATGCACCAGCCAGGCACACCAACCTGGGATGGGTCCAGGGGACGCAAGCTTCTGTTCTGGGAAACGACATGCTCGTGAATGTGTTCCTTGGGGTCCCTTATGCCGCACCCCCTGTAGGGCCCCTGCGATTTGCAAAACCGGAGCCTTTACTGCCCTGGGATGGTTTCCTAAATGCCACGTCCTACCCTAAATT gTGCTTCCAGAACTCAGAGTGGCTGTTCACAGATCAACACATTCTCAAGGTGCATTACCCCAAATTCAGAGTATCGGAAGACTGCCTGTATCTTAATATCTATGCACCGGCCCATGCAGAAACCGGCTCCAAGCTCCCG GTCATGGTGTGGCTCCCTGGCGGCGCCTTCGAGACTGGCTCAGCGTCCATCTTTGATGGGTCCGCCCTGGCTTCCTATGAGGACGTGCTGGTTGTGACCATTCAGTACCGACTAGGAATATTCGGCTTCTTCAA CACAGGGGACGAGCATGCGCGGGGAAACTGGGCCTTCATGGATCAGGTGGCTGCTCTGATCTGGGTCCAGGAAAACATTGAGTTCTTCGGTGGGGACCCACGCTGCGTGACCATCTTCGGCGAGTCAGCAGGAGCGATAAGTGTTTCCAGCCTT ATTCTGTCCCCCATGACCAAAGGCTTATTCCACAGAGCCATCATGGAGAGTGGGGTGGCCATCATCCCTTACCTGAAGGCCCCTGATTACGAGAGGAATGATGAT TTGCAGACAATTGCAAGTATTTGTGACTGCAGCGCGTCGGACTCCGTTGCCCTGCTGCAGTGCCTGCGGGCAAAGTCCTCCAAGGAGTTGCTGAGCATCAACCAG AAAACCAAGTCTTTCACTCGAGTGGTTGATGGCCTTTTCTTTCCTAATGAGCCGCTAGACCTGTTGGCtcaaaaattatttcatctgGTTCCTTCCATCATCGGAGTCAATAACCACGAGTGTGGCTTCCTGCTACCCATG AAGGAGTTTCCTGAGATCCTCTGGGGCTCCAACAAGTCCCTCGCCCTGCAACTGATACACTCAGTCCTG CACATCCCTGTCCAGTATTTATACCTTGTGGCTAATGAATATTTCCACAATAAGCACTCTCTGGTCGATATACGAAATCGCTTCCTGGATTTGCTTGGAGATGTGTTCTTTGTGATCCCTGGGCTGGTCACAGCTCAATATCACACAG ATGCTGGTGCCCCTGTCTACTTCTATGAGTTTCAGCATCGGCCCCAGTGcttgaaggacaggaagccatCTTTTGTCaaggctgatcacactgatgaaaTCCGCTTCGTCTTTGGAGGCGCCTTCCTGAAGGGCAACATTGTCATGTTTG AAGAAgccacagaggaagagaaagggctgAGCAGGAAGATGATGAGATACTGGGCTAACTTTGCTCGGACTGG GAATCCTAATGGGAAAGGTCTGCCTCTGTGGCCGGCCTACAGGCAGTCTGAGGAATACTTGCAGCTGGACTTGAACATAAGTGTGGGACAGAGACTGAAAGAGCTGGAGCTGAAATTTTGGACAGAAACCCTCCCCTTAATGATGACCTCGTCCGGAGCTCTCCtggcttctctttcttcctcaacCTTCCTTTTTCTACTCctgcctttcattttctcttttgctccCTGA